The Vibrio gallaecicus genome contains a region encoding:
- the fabV gene encoding enoyl-ACP reductase FabV: MIIKPRIRGFICTTTHPVGCEANVKEQIAYTKAQGPIVNAPKRVLVVGSSSGYGLSSRIAAAFGGGASTIGVFFEKAGTEKKPGTAGFYNSAAFDKLAKEEGLYSKSLNGDAFSNEAKQKTIDLIKEDLGQIDMVVYSLASPVRKMPESGEVIRSSLKPIGDTYTSTAVDTNKDAIIEASVEPATQEEINDTVTVMGGEDWELWINALSEAGVLADGCKTVAYSYIGTELTWPIYWDGALGKAKMDLDRAATALNDQLSQTGGSANVAVLKSVVTQASSAIPVMPLYIAMVFKKMREEGIHEGCMEQIFRMFSQRLYKEDGSAAEVDEVNRLRLDDLELRDDIQDHCRNLWPQITTENLKELTDYVEYKEEFLKLFGFGVEGVDYEADVETLVEFDVADI, from the coding sequence ATGATCATCAAACCTCGAATTCGCGGATTCATCTGTACTACAACACACCCTGTTGGTTGTGAAGCGAACGTAAAAGAACAAATTGCTTACACTAAAGCTCAAGGTCCAATTGTTAACGCACCTAAGCGCGTGCTTGTTGTTGGTTCTTCAAGTGGCTACGGCTTGTCTTCTCGTATTGCGGCTGCATTTGGTGGCGGTGCTTCGACTATCGGTGTTTTCTTTGAAAAGGCTGGTACTGAGAAAAAACCGGGCACAGCTGGTTTTTACAATTCAGCAGCTTTCGATAAGCTAGCTAAAGAAGAAGGCCTGTATTCAAAGAGCTTGAATGGTGATGCCTTCTCAAATGAAGCTAAGCAAAAAACCATTGACCTGATTAAAGAAGATCTTGGTCAAATTGATATGGTTGTTTACTCACTGGCATCTCCAGTTCGTAAAATGCCAGAAAGCGGCGAAGTGATTCGTTCTTCTCTTAAGCCAATTGGTGATACTTACACATCAACAGCCGTTGATACTAATAAAGACGCCATCATTGAAGCTAGTGTAGAACCTGCTACTCAAGAAGAGATCAATGACACTGTTACAGTAATGGGCGGTGAAGATTGGGAACTTTGGATCAATGCGCTTTCTGAAGCAGGCGTTTTAGCTGACGGCTGTAAGACGGTTGCATACAGCTACATTGGTACTGAGCTAACATGGCCTATCTACTGGGATGGCGCTCTAGGTAAAGCTAAAATGGATTTAGACCGTGCTGCAACAGCTCTAAATGACCAGCTAAGCCAAACTGGTGGTTCAGCGAATGTTGCCGTTCTTAAGTCAGTTGTGACTCAAGCAAGCTCGGCAATTCCTGTTATGCCTCTTTACATCGCAATGGTATTCAAAAAAATGCGTGAAGAAGGCATCCACGAAGGTTGTATGGAACAAATCTTCCGTATGTTCAGCCAACGCTTGTACAAAGAAGATGGCAGCGCAGCAGAAGTAGATGAAGTAAATCGTTTACGCCTAGATGACCTAGAGTTACGTGATGATATTCAAGATCATTGCCGTAACTTGTGGCCTCAAATCACGACTGAAAACCTGAAAGAACTAACGGATTACGTTGAGTATAAAGAAGAGTTCTTGAAACTGTTTGGTTTCGGTGTTGAAGGTGTTGATTATGAAGCGGACGTTGAAACTCTAGTTGAGTTTGATGTAGCGGATATCTAA
- a CDS encoding aspartate:alanine antiporter, with protein sequence MNIDVVYLLEQNPILLIFVVLAIGLAIGKIRFGSLQLGNSIGVLITSLVMGHLGFSFNADALTIGFMLFIYCVGIEAGPNFFGIFFRDGKHYLILSLVVLSTALALTYFSSHYLGLDFGLSAGMMAGALTATPILVGAQDALNSGLAEVPRNMDLGLVIENLSVGYAMAYLVGLISMILFARLIPKLQKVNLHDSAEQIAQERGLGTSGQRKVYLPIIRAYRVGQELISWTDGKNLRELGIYRQTGCYIERIRRNGILAHPDGDAILQEGDEIALVGFPDSHARLDPSFRNGKEVFDRNLLDLRIVEEEIVVKSDNIAGKRLSDLNMSEYGCFLNRVVRAQIEMPMDLNIVLAKGDVLQVSGEKSRVHGLAEKIGFISIHSQMADLMAFCSFFILGILFGLITMTFGQVSFGLGNAVGLLLSGITLGFLRANHPTFGYVPQGALNMVKDLGLMFFMVGIGLSAGGKIFEHLTQVGPQVLGIALVVSVVPVIFAYLVGAYILKMNRALLFGAIIGARTCAPAMDIVNDYAKSTIPALGYAGTYAIANILMTLAGTFIIIIN encoded by the coding sequence GTGAATATCGACGTCGTTTATTTGCTTGAACAAAACCCCATTCTTCTTATTTTTGTTGTCTTAGCGATAGGGCTTGCCATTGGTAAAATCCGCTTTGGCAGTTTACAGCTTGGTAACTCAATTGGTGTCCTCATTACATCACTCGTTATGGGGCACTTAGGCTTTTCTTTTAACGCCGATGCTTTAACCATTGGTTTTATGCTCTTTATCTATTGTGTGGGGATTGAAGCCGGCCCTAACTTCTTTGGCATCTTCTTTAGAGATGGTAAGCACTACCTCATTTTAAGCTTAGTGGTACTTTCCACTGCATTGGCTCTTACTTACTTCAGCAGCCACTACCTTGGTTTAGATTTTGGTCTTTCAGCAGGAATGATGGCTGGCGCCTTAACCGCGACACCTATTCTTGTGGGCGCTCAAGACGCCTTGAATTCTGGTTTAGCCGAAGTGCCTAGAAATATGGATTTAGGACTGGTGATTGAGAACCTTTCCGTTGGTTATGCCATGGCTTACTTAGTCGGCTTAATTAGCATGATTCTATTTGCTCGTCTTATACCTAAACTGCAGAAAGTAAACCTTCACGATTCAGCAGAGCAAATCGCGCAAGAGCGTGGGCTGGGAACTTCGGGGCAGCGTAAAGTTTATTTACCTATCATTCGAGCTTATCGAGTAGGACAAGAGCTGATTTCGTGGACTGATGGTAAGAACCTTCGTGAGCTAGGTATTTATCGTCAGACAGGTTGCTATATTGAGCGAATTCGCAGAAATGGCATTCTAGCCCACCCAGATGGTGATGCTATTTTGCAAGAAGGTGATGAAATTGCACTGGTTGGCTTCCCTGATAGCCACGCACGCTTAGACCCGAGTTTTAGAAACGGAAAGGAAGTATTTGACCGTAATCTACTTGATTTACGCATTGTCGAGGAAGAAATTGTCGTTAAAAGTGACAACATTGCAGGCAAGCGTTTATCAGACCTAAACATGTCGGAATATGGCTGTTTCTTAAACCGAGTAGTCCGTGCTCAAATTGAAATGCCGATGGACTTGAATATCGTTCTAGCCAAAGGTGACGTTCTACAAGTTAGTGGTGAAAAAAGCCGAGTTCATGGCTTAGCTGAAAAAATTGGTTTCATTTCGATTCATAGCCAAATGGCTGACCTTATGGCGTTTTGTAGCTTTTTCATCCTAGGTATTTTATTTGGTCTGATCACTATGACATTTGGTCAAGTTTCTTTTGGGCTTGGTAACGCTGTCGGGTTACTACTTTCAGGGATCACTTTAGGCTTCCTCAGAGCAAACCACCCTACTTTCGGTTATGTGCCTCAGGGCGCCTTGAATATGGTGAAAGATCTTGGCTTGATGTTCTTTATGGTCGGAATTGGATTAAGCGCTGGTGGGAAAATTTTTGAGCACCTGACTCAGGTTGGTCCCCAAGTACTAGGAATTGCTCTAGTGGTCAGTGTTGTACCAGTAATCTTCGCTTACCTAGTTGGCGCCTATATTCTAAAAATGAACCGCGCACTCTTATTTGGTGCAATTATTGGTGCAAGAACCTGTGCCCCAGCAATGGACATTGTAAACGACTACGCTAAGTCAACGATTCCAGCACTAGGTTATGCCGGTACTTATGCCATAGCCAATATTTTGATGACCCTTGCTGGTACGTTTATCATAATCATTAACTGA
- a CDS encoding acyl-CoA dehydrogenase, whose product MSSLRQKYVSDPAFKFFKKVLPPLSSTEKEAMEAGSVWWDGELFSGKPDFKKLHQYPKPQLTSEEQSFIDNELETLLAMLDDHKIVKEDRDLPEEVWSFLRKERFFSLIISKEFGGRNFSSLANSTIVTKIATRSISTAVSVMVPNSLGPGELLSHYGTQEQKDYWLPRLADGTEIPCFALTGPEAGSDAGGIPDVGTVCMGMHEGEEVLGIKLNWNKRYITLAPVATVLGLAFKLHDPEKLLGDKEDVGITCALIPADHEGVVIGERHDPLGLAFMNGPTRGHDVFIPMEWLIGGADYAGKGWRMLVECLSAGRGISLPALGTAMGHLTARTTGAYAYVRKQFGMSIGKFEGVAESLGRIGGLTYLLEATRTLTTTSLDMKEKPGIVTAIAKYHMTEMARTILNDSMDIHSGRAIQDGPMNYLVAPYLGIPVAITVEGANILTRNLMIFGQGATRCHPYVLKEMEAAANPDEKQGAKEFDELLFKHIGHATKNTFGAFGAAITGSRFIKADMSGPTKHYYQDLTRLSRALAVSADFAMLSLGGELKRKELISARLGDGLSYLYMASAALKKYEDEGRQQSDLNYVHYAVQHCFYHAAKSLQEAYRNFPSKLVGRTLKALIFPLGNKFEQPNDDLTVALAESLMTPGAHRERLTHLCYIGKEEDDSVGLMEDAFNAMYNVKGLERKLVRAAKEGKVARKGLLADKLAQALEADVLTQAEVDQIVAADKLRYTAIQVDHFSHDFSETLTRKELKPKLNSVA is encoded by the coding sequence CTGTTTTCAGGTAAGCCTGATTTTAAAAAGCTTCATCAGTACCCTAAACCACAACTAACTAGTGAAGAGCAATCGTTCATCGATAACGAACTTGAAACTCTTCTGGCTATGCTAGATGACCATAAGATCGTAAAAGAAGATCGCGATCTTCCTGAAGAGGTTTGGTCATTTCTTCGTAAAGAGCGTTTTTTCTCACTGATTATTTCTAAAGAGTTTGGCGGTCGAAACTTTTCTTCTTTAGCTAACTCAACCATCGTAACTAAAATTGCGACTCGCAGTATAAGTACGGCGGTGAGTGTAATGGTGCCAAACTCGCTGGGTCCTGGTGAATTACTTTCTCACTATGGTACACAAGAACAAAAAGATTACTGGTTGCCGCGTCTAGCGGATGGTACAGAAATCCCTTGTTTTGCTTTAACTGGTCCTGAGGCTGGTTCTGATGCTGGTGGTATTCCAGATGTTGGAACAGTATGTATGGGCATGCATGAAGGTGAAGAAGTACTTGGTATCAAACTGAATTGGAACAAGCGATACATTACTTTGGCTCCTGTCGCTACAGTATTGGGTCTAGCATTTAAACTTCATGATCCGGAAAAGCTACTTGGTGATAAGGAAGATGTCGGTATTACTTGTGCACTTATTCCAGCTGATCACGAAGGTGTCGTGATTGGTGAAAGACATGACCCACTGGGTCTTGCATTCATGAACGGTCCAACCCGAGGTCATGATGTGTTCATTCCGATGGAGTGGCTAATTGGTGGTGCAGACTATGCGGGTAAAGGCTGGCGCATGTTGGTTGAGTGTCTTTCTGCGGGACGTGGCATCTCATTACCTGCATTAGGTACAGCTATGGGGCATTTAACAGCACGTACAACAGGTGCTTATGCGTATGTACGTAAACAATTTGGCATGTCGATTGGTAAGTTTGAAGGCGTAGCCGAAAGCCTAGGTCGAATTGGTGGTCTGACGTATTTATTGGAAGCCACTCGAACTTTAACGACTACATCATTAGATATGAAAGAGAAGCCAGGAATTGTAACGGCTATCGCTAAATATCATATGACAGAAATGGCACGAACAATTCTTAATGATTCAATGGATATCCACTCAGGTCGTGCAATTCAAGACGGCCCGATGAACTACCTTGTTGCGCCATACCTTGGCATTCCTGTTGCGATTACAGTAGAAGGTGCGAATATCCTAACTCGTAACTTGATGATCTTCGGCCAGGGTGCAACTCGCTGTCATCCATATGTTTTAAAAGAAATGGAAGCGGCAGCTAATCCAGATGAGAAGCAAGGCGCGAAAGAGTTTGATGAACTTTTGTTTAAACATATTGGTCATGCAACGAAAAATACATTTGGCGCATTTGGTGCTGCAATAACAGGCTCTCGCTTTATTAAAGCTGATATGAGTGGACCAACTAAGCACTATTACCAAGATCTAACTCGATTGAGCCGAGCTTTGGCTGTGAGTGCCGATTTCGCAATGTTGAGCCTTGGTGGTGAACTGAAACGTAAAGAACTTATCTCTGCTCGTTTAGGTGATGGTCTTAGCTATCTATACATGGCTTCGGCAGCGCTTAAAAAATACGAAGATGAAGGTCGTCAGCAGTCTGATTTAAACTATGTGCATTATGCGGTTCAACACTGTTTCTATCATGCAGCTAAATCTTTGCAAGAAGCGTACAGAAACTTTCCAAGCAAGTTGGTTGGTCGTACATTAAAAGCGCTTATCTTCCCATTAGGGAATAAGTTTGAACAACCAAATGATGATCTTACGGTTGCTCTAGCGGAAAGTTTGATGACTCCTGGAGCACACCGTGAACGTCTAACTCACCTTTGTTACATTGGTAAAGAAGAAGATGATAGCGTAGGTCTGATGGAAGATGCCTTTAACGCAATGTATAACGTGAAAGGACTTGAAAGAAAGCTAGTACGAGCGGCAAAAGAAGGTAAAGTGGCGAGAAAAGGGCTACTTGCTGATAAACTTGCTCAAGCATTGGAAGCCGATGTGTTAACTCAGGCTGAAGTTGACCAAATAGTTGCAGCTGATAAGTTGAGATATACCGCTATCCAAGTGGATCACTTTAGTCATGACTTTAGTGAAACACTGACGAGAAAAGAGCTTAAACCAAAGCTAAATAGTGTGGCTTAG